In Flavobacterium sp. GSB-24, the genomic window TTACTGGGACTTCGCTTTTACTAATACTGAAATGTATCAGTTAATGTTTGGTGTTCAAATGACCTGCTGCGCACAGCGATGTTCGGCTCAGGAAGCACCTTACAAATTGTTCACCGGAGTTATTGCTGAAATCATGAAGGACAGCAACCCTAGTGAAGATATCATCAAACAAAAATATTTTACTTTCTTTTCTGTTATTCATGGTTTAATCGCCATCAACATCATTAATAAAAGTGATATTTTAGAAACAATAAATGCTCAGATTTTGAAAGATGCCATTGGTGGTATCATCAAGTCTATACAATAAAAAAATTTTCAATTTTACTTAACGGTGTAAAATGATTTAAACAGGATAATATTAAATCCTTTTTTTTATAACATTCGCTTAACACTGTTAGAAAATTTAATAAAGGTAGTAAAAGCTCTTTTTTTAGACTCTTACTTAACAATGTTAGATAATTTAATACCGATTTAGAATAGAATTGGAAAGGGCTTGCTGTATAGAAATTTGTGCACTTTTACTTAACAACGTTAGATAATTTAATTCAATTAAATATGAATCCCGAGAATGCCAGAATACCAAAGAATTTAATCCGAGAAAATGTTCAACCAATTAAAACCACTATGAAAATGAAAAATGTAATTATAACCAGTTTTATTCTGGCCCTAGTATTAAGCAGCTGTGGCGACAAAAATCAGGCGCCTACTGCTCCGCCTCCACCGGTTTTACCTGTGCTGGCTATTACAAGTGCAAACACTACAACTGACGCTGAATATCCTGCTGCAATACAAGGAACTGTTGATGTTGAAATTCGCCCACAAGTAAGCGGAAACCTTGACAGAATTTTTGTTGACGAAGGTGCGTATGTAAGTAAAGGACAAACTTTATTCAAAATAAACGAACGTCCGTTTCGTGAGCAGTTAAACAATGCTTTGGCAAGTCTACACGCTGCAGAAGCGGCTTTAATCAACGCTAATTTAGAAGTTGATAAACTTACTCCGCTGGTTCAAAACAAAGTAGTTTCAGACTATCAGTTAAAAACAGCTAAAGCTTCTCAAAAAATTGCTGCTGCAAATATTGAACAAGCAAAAGCAATGGTTGGTTCTGCTAAAATTAATTTAGGCTATACAAATGTGACAGCTCCAGTTAGTGGTTACATAGGAAGACTGCCTAAAAAACAAGGAAGTTTAGTATCAGCTTCTGATGTTGAACCTTTAACGACTTTATCAGACGTTCATGAAGTTTTTGCTTATTTCTCTTTGAGCGAAACAGATTTCATCAACTTTAAATCACAATATGCAGGAAGTTCTTTAGGTGATAAAATCAAAAAACTGCCTCCAGTTACTTTGATTTTAGCTGATAACAACGCTTATCCGCAAACTGGAAAAATCGATATGGTTGACGGTCAGTTTGATAAAACTACAGGTGCAATAACGATTAGAGCAACTTTCCCAAATACAAACGGAACGTTACGTTCTGGAAACACAGGAAGAATTCGTTTAGGGTTACAACACGACGATGCGATTTTAGTGCCGCAAGCTGCTACGATTGAAATGCAGGATAAAGTATTTGTTTTCACCGTAGGCAAAGACAACAAAGTAACCAAAATGCCAATTACAGTTGTGGGTAAAAATGGTACCAATTATTTAATTAAAGATGGTGTAAAAACGGGTGATCAAATCGTAATGAGCGGTATTGACAAACTTCAGGACGGACAGGCTATTCAACCTGAAAAAGCTGCAAAAGTTGCCCAAGTAACTAATAAAAAATAATTCTAAAAGACAATGTTCAAAATATTTATACAAAGACCTGTACTGGCAACCGTAATTTCCATTTTATTGGTAATTCTGGGGGTATTGGGTTTAACTAAACTGCCTTTACAACAGTTTCCTGATATTGCGCCTCCATCGGTTTTGGTAACGGCGGTATATCCTGGAGCCAACGCAGAAACGGTTTTACGTTCTGTGGCACCTTCTATCGAAGAATCAATAAATGGTGTAGAAAACATGACTTATATGAGTTCTACAGCCAGTAACGACGGTACTTTAGCGATTACGGTTTTCTTTAAACTAGGAACAGATGCCGATCAGGCTGCGGTAAACGTACAAAACCGTGTTGCTCAGGCAACGAGCCAGCTTCCTGCCGAGGTTGTACAGCAAGGTATTGTTACGGCGAAACAGCAAAACAGTTTCATCATGGCAATTGGTATGTACACCGAAGATGAATCAAAATACGATCAGACTTTTGTGGCCAACTATGCACAGATTAATATTATTCCGGAGCTAAAACGTATTCCGGGTGTGGGTTCTGCCAGTATTTTTGGTGGTGTAAAAGATTACTCTATGCGTGTTTGGTTGAATCCAACGCAGATGTCTACTTACAAAGTGACTCCAAGCGAAGTTATGGGAGCGATTCAGGACAAAAGTTTGGAAGCGGCTCCAGGTAAATTTGGAGAGCGAAGCAAAGAAGTTTTTGAATACGTTATTAAATACAAAGGAAAATTAACCAAACCTGAAGATTATGAAAATATTGCTATACGTTCTAATGCAGATGGCTCAGTACTTCGCTTAAAAGATGTAGCGAGAGTTGAACTTGGCGCTTACTCTTACAACAGTTTAACTCGTTTAAATGGTAAAAAAGGAATTGTAATTGGGGTTATTCAGTTAGCAGGTTCTAACTCGAATGATATTCAGATTGCTATTAACAAAATGATGGAAAAGGCTTCTAAAGATTTTCCAAAAGGCATTAAACACAATATTTTCTATAGTACAAAAGTATCTCTTGACCAATCTATCGAACAGGTTGAGCATACGTTAATAGAAGCTTTTATACTGGTATTTATTGTGGTATTTATCTTCTTGCAAGATTTTAGATCAACATTAATCCCGGCTATTGCTGTACCTGTAGCAATTTTAGGAACGTTCTTCTTCATGCAGTTATTCGGATTTTCGATCAACCTTTTAACGCTTTTCGCATTAATTCTGGCGATTGGTATTGTGGTCGATGATGCCATTGTGGTAGTCGAAGCGGTGCATGCGAAAATGGAGCACAAACGTTTGTCTCCAAAAATCGCAACCCATGAAGCAATGCACGAAATAACGGGTGCTATTATCTCGATTACGCTGGTAATGGCTGCTGTATTCCTGCCGGTTGGTTTTATGGAAGGCTCAACAGGAGTTTTCTATCGTCAGTTTGCCTTTACGATGGCAATTGCAATTGTAATTTCGGCTGTTAATGCCTTAACATTGAGTCCGGCGCTTGCTGCTTTATTCTTAAAGGATAATCATGGATCTCACGATCATGGCGCGCCTTATGAGAAAAAAGGATTTAAAGAAAAATTCTTTACCGCTTTCAACAGCAGTTTTGAATCGTTGACAAACCGTTACGTTGGCGGATTGAAATTCTTAATCAGAAGAAAATGGTTGAGCTTAGGCGGATTAGCTTTAATTACTGTTGCAACAGTAATTATGGTGAAAACAACTCCAGCAGGATTTATCCCAACAGAAGATCAAGGATTTATTGCTATTGCAGTAAATACACCTTCTGGAACATCATTAGACGGAACTCAAAAAGTAATGACTGAAGCTGAGAATACTTTAAGAGGTTTAGATGCTTCTCGATTTGTAACAGCG contains:
- a CDS encoding TetR/AcrR family transcriptional regulator translates to MASKDRILRQKEETRNNILGAAYDIVKDEGWNGLSMRKIADRIEYTAPIIYEYFSNKEAILEELTGKGFMKLAKELQTAKAKFEKPEDQLEAMWMTYWDFAFTNTEMYQLMFGVQMTCCAQRCSAQEAPYKLFTGVIAEIMKDSNPSEDIIKQKYFTFFSVIHGLIAINIINKSDILETINAQILKDAIGGIIKSIQ
- a CDS encoding efflux RND transporter periplasmic adaptor subunit produces the protein MNPENARIPKNLIRENVQPIKTTMKMKNVIITSFILALVLSSCGDKNQAPTAPPPPVLPVLAITSANTTTDAEYPAAIQGTVDVEIRPQVSGNLDRIFVDEGAYVSKGQTLFKINERPFREQLNNALASLHAAEAALINANLEVDKLTPLVQNKVVSDYQLKTAKASQKIAAANIEQAKAMVGSAKINLGYTNVTAPVSGYIGRLPKKQGSLVSASDVEPLTTLSDVHEVFAYFSLSETDFINFKSQYAGSSLGDKIKKLPPVTLILADNNAYPQTGKIDMVDGQFDKTTGAITIRATFPNTNGTLRSGNTGRIRLGLQHDDAILVPQAATIEMQDKVFVFTVGKDNKVTKMPITVVGKNGTNYLIKDGVKTGDQIVMSGIDKLQDGQAIQPEKAAKVAQVTNKK
- a CDS encoding efflux RND transporter permease subunit; translated protein: MFKIFIQRPVLATVISILLVILGVLGLTKLPLQQFPDIAPPSVLVTAVYPGANAETVLRSVAPSIEESINGVENMTYMSSTASNDGTLAITVFFKLGTDADQAAVNVQNRVAQATSQLPAEVVQQGIVTAKQQNSFIMAIGMYTEDESKYDQTFVANYAQINIIPELKRIPGVGSASIFGGVKDYSMRVWLNPTQMSTYKVTPSEVMGAIQDKSLEAAPGKFGERSKEVFEYVIKYKGKLTKPEDYENIAIRSNADGSVLRLKDVARVELGAYSYNSLTRLNGKKGIVIGVIQLAGSNSNDIQIAINKMMEKASKDFPKGIKHNIFYSTKVSLDQSIEQVEHTLIEAFILVFIVVFIFLQDFRSTLIPAIAVPVAILGTFFFMQLFGFSINLLTLFALILAIGIVVDDAIVVVEAVHAKMEHKRLSPKIATHEAMHEITGAIISITLVMAAVFLPVGFMEGSTGVFYRQFAFTMAIAIVISAVNALTLSPALAALFLKDNHGSHDHGAPYEKKGFKEKFFTAFNSSFESLTNRYVGGLKFLIRRKWLSLGGLALITVATVIMVKTTPAGFIPTEDQGFIAIAVNTPSGTSLDGTQKVMTEAENTLRGLDASRFVTAISGFNLLTNSTSPSSAVVFVLLKPNEERGEVKNIDEIMNQVRGKLGAISGGSFFVFSFPTVPGFSNVEALDLVLQDKTGGKLDKFSGISQNFIGELMKRPEIAVAFTSFKADYPQLQLEVNDEKANQLGVNVKDILQTMQAYFGSAQASDFNRFGKYYRVVVQADIEDRADPTAIDRVFVKNKTGEMVPINTLVKLTRIYGSETASRYNLFNSISINAIPKPGFSSGDAIKAIEEVAAQQLPAGYGFEFSGQTREEISSGGQSATIFLLCLIFIYFLLAAQYESYILPLAVILSIPAGIFGVFVAIGLTGIENNIYVQVALVMLIGLLAKNAILIVEFAVQKRKSGQALVRASIDAAKLRLRPIIMTSLAFVVGLVPMMSAKGPSAQGNHSISIGAAGGMLSGVILGLFIIPVLFIIFQHLQEKVSGKPVAVIHNEEK